CACTGAAGAGGTGCCCTGTCTGAATCACCTCGTgcataaagggaccaaaacacgCTGAGATTTTTGACAATTTTTCCATGGCAAGGACTTTTGACATGAATTATATTGATATCTTGTAAATGAAGTTCCTACAGGATTAAAATGACCATAATGCCTTGATAGTTGTTGATTTCAAATTAGATGGAAAGATTTTGTGAACAGTTGCTACTCAAATACCACTTTGAATTGAGACAGCAAGTCGGTTTGCTCATCCCAGACTTGTGCCAACATTTGGTCCCGATCAGAGGATTGCGGAATATAGTTTCTAGAGATATAAGGATTAGATACAGTCGGTTAGCAGCTCTACTTCCATTCTATGGAGGACTTGAGCAAAGAAAAACAATTCAGTTTGGTGCAAGTAATGATACTTTAAGAGACTGGTTGCACACACTATCTGTCTGAAGTTGCATTCAACAATAAGGCTGTGAATTGTTATAAGTCCATTATTGGGTTGGTGTGGCATGTTTTTGTTCATGAAGACCTAACTGAAATTACTTGGGATTGCAGTGCGATTTGATTATAACCTGCTACTTGCAGTTCTTCCCATCAAAATGTTAACCGTTTATCTATGGCCTTGTCTCCAAGATGTGAGTCAGCCCATCTATTGGGAGGTTGGAAAAATGAACTTGATGTTTAAAAAGGCAACATATTAATTTCTGTTCACTTACTTCCCCTTGATATGGTACTGTAATTAAAAATTTACTGTACAGGCACATCCCCATACAGGATGCACGAAGAGAAATGACCATTGCTGCTGAATTGAAGTGGACATCCAAGGGAAACTTGTGATCTAGCACTCATTCTGGGATGTGCTTAATTTGTGTGTGAGCGCTCATGAATATTGATGGACTCTGGGTAGCTGACTTCTAAAACTGTCAGCTATTTCAAAGAAAGCGTCTCCTTTTTACAGAAAAAGTGAAATTATAATACAGCAAAAGTGCTGGTCAGTCAACGGCATACAGAAAATATTGAATTAATAATAAAGCATTTCTTACCAAATGCCATTTTCCTCAACTTTGCACATGGAGAAAATTAAGTGTTGGGGTGTGAATTCATCATAAATTGTCATTCATCGTTTTGCCTCCTCCCTTTAAAAAAAGGTATGTATTCAAGCAAATGTAACTTGCATGCTGCCAAAAATTATCCCTTCAGTATTTTTTTCATGCTTTGTCTAACAATGATTGTTTTTCTGGTAAAATGACACTTCAGGAGAAGTTGGTCCTAATTTTCAGAAATTAAATGCCCAGAGTTAAATCAGTATTAACAGAAATTAAGCGCATCCCAGAATACGTGTTAAATTTTCGGTTTCCCTGTAGATGTCCTCCCGTGTTCAGCAGTGCTGCTTTTCTGCTAAGTGTACTCCGCTTTACACGTGGGAGAGTGTAAAATTTTGCATCCTGGCCTCTGGAACTGAGCTGGGCACTGTCACCTTAACACTTAATGGGCAGCTGCATTTTAAGGAAATCTATTTTATAGGCAGCATCTATGGGGCTTGTCAGAATTTCTCTGGCTGTAAACTATTTGGATGATGTGATATTTAGATGTTACTCTGCAAATTGTACAGTTTTTTGCAGGTTTGAACTCTGCACTTGTGAAATTTTTTGGGTTGTTTAAAGCTGTCAGAGGTAATTGTTCAGAAAGGTGCAAATTCCTGCAAGATTGCGTTTATACCCTAATTGGCCTAACCGTTTAGAGTTCATTGAATATTCAAGTATATTATTTTGTGTATTACATGCAAGTTCAACGTCTGAATTTTGTTTGTTAGGAGCGAGCTGGTCGTCATTGTGGAGGACTGCGAGTACTCGCCTCATACTGGGTGGGTGAAGATGCCACCTACAAGTTCTTTGAGGTAGTTCTGATCGACACCTTCCACAAAGCTATCCGCCGCAACCCTGACACCCAATGGATCACAAAGGCTGTGCACAAGCACAGGGAGATGCGTGGCCTAACATCTGCTGGCAAGAAGAGCCGTGGTTTGGGCAAGGGTCACAAATACCATCTTACTATTGGAGGCTCTCGTCGTGCTGCGTGGAGAAGACGCAATACACTGCAGCTCCGTCGCTACCGTTAATGTGTAGTATCTGTATATTTTACATTGGTAAATAAATTGTTTTAAGGATTTTCTGGCACTGGTGGTGAGCGCCTCATTTTGATGTTAGTAACGGGCTATGAAGAAAAATAGCTTAGATGAGTGGCTGCAGTGGTTAGCAAGCTGATCTGTAGGAAATTGGAATATTCACATTTGGGTAATTCACTGAGAGGATTTTTCTTTCTTCGTTTCAATGGTTTTAGTACGGACAATCTAGGAGTCACAAATTGTCAGAAATCCAACTTAAATGAGCCCTATGGTATGAACAACTGTACAAAGTTTTAGGGCCTTGTTATCTTTTGTCCTTAAAGTTTCCTTTGCACTTTTAACTTCAACGTGAGTAGTGAAACCATCTCTGGCTGGAGTGAAGCAATTACTTGAATACAGTTCATACCTATGGCTGTTGGAGAGATGGATGTAATTTTCCCCCCAAGTGTTTGCCCTGTGGCTCAGTAATTCATGTTCCTTATATAAAAGTTCAATCCGAGCCTAGGTTTTCTGCCTCCAAATGACTGAAGTCACCGGCACTTCTATGGGTGTTTTGAAGATTGCAGGAAAGTTTTATATTTTTCTGAACCTATTAAAAGTAACAAAGATTTGGGAATGGCAAGAGAAGCAACAGGCCAGTTTGGGATGGGGGGATTGCAGCATGATGGCAAGCACATGAGCAACATGTTGCGTAAGGAAGATGTTGGTTCTGCCATCCCAATAATCAGTTTgttaaaccttccctgcactcactCTAGAGCCAGAacattcagtgactggtgtacaaagacacccaggttttGTTGCCTATtcacctctcctaatttatggccattcagatagtaatctgccttcctgtttttgctaccaaagtgaataacctcatatttattcaatttatactgcatctgccaaacatttgcccactcgctcaacttgtccaaatcatactgaaggaTCTTTGCATCCACGTCGTAGTTCACCCtcacacccagctttgtgtcattcaaatttggaaatattacatttagttccttcatctaaatcattatgCACAGTGAATAGttggagtcccagcactgatagCTGTGGTATCTCACTAGTTTATGCAGCCGCATGTCATGTTTTGGTAGCTGCTGTGTGAAGTAAGTAAATGAAGAGTGGCAGGTGGATAAGCATTTGACAATATCACATAGAAGTTGTGTTAATAAAGTTGAGGCTCATCGATCACTGCCAACTTGGAAGGAAAAGTTGACTTCAGGACAATGCAGCAAATCAGTGTAAATGGTTTATTTTTCAGACTAAAGGATAGTATTCCCCAAGGACACCATCCAAACACAGGTTAGCCAAAAATGACTGCATTTTTGATGCATGAATATTGGGATATGGATCAATATTCACTGATCAAATTTGGAGGATTGGCAAACAGTTTGATACAAAAAGCTTGCAACGGGACATAAGCTAGCAAAATGGACAGACAGGTGGCAAATAggatttaatacagagaagtgtgagggcAGAAGGGATGGAAAGGGGCTCCTTGGAGTTTTACTTATCTGCCTTTGGAAAGGACAGCGGAAGTATCATTCACGTATGTGCATACCAGCTTGGATCACAAGGGTCTGTTATAACTCCTAGTTAAAGCTATTGTATGAATATATATTGAGCACCAGAGGGACCAGCACATTGTTTCCTGGAGAATATCTAAAACAGTTTTGGAACTTTGCTTTATGAAGTGTAGTGACTAATGTTATATAGGCAAATGCAGGAGGTCTCTCAAATTGCAAATTAATCCAAGACCAGATAACCCGTTTATTCAATAGAAATATTTTTCAAATCATGAAAAAATCTCTGGAGTATTTTATGACATGATGGTGCCTAATGGGACAACATCTAAAATGCTATCAATTTGCCATTCCTTGTTTAACACCAACTAATATAAAGTCAAAATTATCCACTTGCTCTTTGAATATGCCACAAAATCCTTTATGGCAAATGAAGCAGAAAACATCTTGGGCATATTTAGTACATCTAAATGGGCATTAAGCACCCACTTAAGGTCTTCAAGTGGCAGTGGGACAGAAGGCTGTTCATTAGCCTTCCCCCTCCAGGGTCGTAATCAGGGCAGGGATGGGTAGACAGTGGGGTTCTCACCTGCTACTCTTGCTTGATGAAATACCCCCCCACTACCAAGTCACCACAGGATTGGCATTAAATTCTGTTGGACATGCTCAAATCCGAACTGGAGCTAAAATGACACACACATCCAATGTTTTTGTTGATCTGAGAATGCAATCAACTGAGCCAGCTTTGAATAGACAGGGCCAGAGATATAGACAGCAGATTTGTCATGGATCACCAGTGAAAGGTACATCTTCACACATGACTGAATTATGACTGTCCATACTAACAGTTTGTTTCCTAAACCTTTGGGATTGTGCTGCAAAATTGATAAAGCAAAAACAGTATATGTTAAGTGAAATTCTCCTTAAAAGCTGCCACAGAGTCCTTTCTCATCCTGCTTCAAATAGAGCCGATTGTTTATCCCAGTAATCCCTTTTACTATTTCTAATAGAGCATATATGAATTAGCATGGATATGCATATTATAAATGTAACACACTTGTATAATATAATTCTATACTTGCGTTGATAGATTTATGTGGCTGTAATTTGGAGCTTGAGAGATAAAAGTGTTTGAATTTAAATACACGATTTGCTTTCCTTGGCCCTCACTGCTCCAAGCTAGTGCGGCAACTAAACTTGTCTGCATCCATGAATATGTGCTGTGATTGTCTGTTTCAGCCAACTTTTCTGATCCAAATGGCTCAATGCAGCTTGTTTCTGCTTTGTCTGTTGTAGACATTGCAAAAGCTGAAGGGATTTTCTGGCAGCTTAATTTTTATTACCTTTGAGTGTTTGACTGCAAATGAATAGACTCCAAACTTAGAATAATTGATTTCTTGGGCTCTTGAACCTGGACAGTGTTCAAGTACTCATGGCCTAATTGTTTTTGAATCATTTTCGATCAGCGCTACTGTTTATTTTGGGGCAGACTGATTACTGAGCCCTAATTCCTGCCACTTCCACAGAGGAATTGGGTCTGATCtcttgtttatttcaatcagttgCAAGTCAGTGACATGTTTCACATCTTAATTTGAATAAGCATAAGCATCAATAGTGTTTTTAACATGTAGGAaaatgccatggttctagacagaTGTATGAGGAAAAAGGATGCTGAGCCACAAAAAAGAGTTAGGAGAGGTTACCAATAGCTTGATCAGAGGTGAGTTTTAAGAAGGAGAATCTAAATCAGAGGGAGTTGGAATATACAATCTAAAGAGTGGGATTTAGGCCACAAATGTGGGGTAAGACTGCCCAAGGTGATGTGTGGAATATTTGATCTTTTctctgttggtgtttctcaagagACTTGAGCTCCACTTCCAAGATGGCTGTTTTGATTAATGCACCCCATGAATTTATAAGGAGCTGCCCCCTTTTATGATTTCTAATAATGCCAGCATACTTCttcaataaaataaacttaagccACTTTAGAAGGAATCCCTTTTCTATCAAAGACTTTTTGCATATCTCTTTTTTATAGATCTGAGAAACCCAAGATCCTGTTCTGCTCACCAGTCTCCTTTCTTATCCAGTCTTTGCTCAATTTCTTGCACTGAAGATTTAATTTGTCCCACATATTTGATGTCTACCATAACCAAGTACATTTTATTCACTCAGCAGCTCCCTGATGACACAGAAATGATAAAATGACAATATACATAAACTGTGCAGTAATTGTCTTTGTAATACACTTACTGTTTTTCCCTCCCTGATTTATCATTCTTTGACAACCCATAAAAAATCAGATTGCTTTGTAATTTCTGATACTATAGTTGAAATGTTGCATTCCCAGTTTCCTTGACTTCTAGGATAGGAACACTGAATTTGTTTACTCCACTCTTGTCATGGCTAATACAATATGTTttagaaccaacaagggaacagtccACTCTAGATGAAGTAATGAGTAACCAGCCACAGCTAATTAAGAATTGGACCTTAATcatcatggaatggttacagaacagaaggaggccctttggcatgTTAAGTACATGCTGATTTTCTGCAAGAGCAATCcaactggcggcacggtggttagcaccgctacctcacagcgccagggacccgggtttgattcccggcttgggtcactgtctgtgcagagtctgcacattctccccgtgaatgtgtgcgtttcctccgggtgctcc
The DNA window shown above is from Mustelus asterias chromosome 2, sMusAst1.hap1.1, whole genome shotgun sequence and carries:
- the rpl15 gene encoding large ribosomal subunit protein eL15, with translation MGAYKYMQELWRKKQSDVMRFLLRVRCWQYRQLSALHRAPRPTRPDKARRLGYKAKQGYVIYRVRVRRGGRKRPVPKGATYGKPVHHGVNQLKFARSLQSVAEERAGRHCGGLRVLASYWVGEDATYKFFEVVLIDTFHKAIRRNPDTQWITKAVHKHREMRGLTSAGKKSRGLGKGHKYHLTIGGSRRAAWRRRNTLQLRRYR